Proteins from a genomic interval of Dunckerocampus dactyliophorus isolate RoL2022-P2 chromosome 5, RoL_Ddac_1.1, whole genome shotgun sequence:
- the LOC129181056 gene encoding uncharacterized protein LOC129181056 isoform X3 — translation MSAHTCPSHHIYEDSWEEIQSIRTIRAENEVEANKLVNNYRFGFRKWKSHVTERPFEDRSEVVKELYSELNVIKPHIGPGRLITCGNAVYVVLFGWWVSLVYVLVGLLMFLTVIGAPYGKLCWKLSCYFLWPFGKSVHKVGNKFWRCCEQMPDCDCTGEWVEDNSPVLLPSPTESPVPEASEQPAHTRYWCRLSTYVWLLLGYPPLVVIHSLVCLLSWILVFTIPVAKMNARTLGIILLLPPEDVSVSTSSQRKYQGYETRTLLCCYHAANWYYYKYTVDGINVFAVNLLPLVIIALIIGYIDRENQYASSDVKFAIALGSIIPLSYYIGMGIASISAQSNFAMGAVVNATFGSITELTFYITALLRGHRAANPCLQEVVKAALTGTLLGCILFIPGICMIIGGLRHREQRFNSRCTGVSSALLFISVGGVFAPTLFSKAYGNFVCDVCTSGNITSNSSGPFVCHGCHYEVNNGTLFHNHVEPLVYSVSVLLPVAYIIGLIFTLKTHSHIYDIHVGQGPVTGHHGAVVHWSRWRSLLILIMATVLTSACADLATEHVQPILNQPNISQYFIGVTLLAMVPEIPEIVNGIQFALQNNISLSLEVGSCIAVQVCMLQIPILVLFNAFYDVGFVLLFCDLHLWTSIFSVILVNYIFMDGKSDYFQGTALVVVYLILLALYYFAPSPAGC, via the exons GTTGTGAAAGAGCTCTACTCGGAGCTGAACGTCATCAAGCCTCATATTGGTCCAG GTCGTCTCATCACATGTGGAAATGCAGTGTATGTTGTTCTTTTTGGTTGGTGGGTGTCCCTGGTGTACGTCCTGGTGGGCTTACTCATGTTCCTGACGGTCATCGGTGCACCCTATG GAAAGCTGTGCTGGAAGTTGTCCTGTTACTTTCTTTGGCCATTTGGCAAGTCAGTTCACAAG GTTGGAAATAAATTCTGGAGATGTTGTGAGCAAATGCCTGACTGCGATTGCACCGGGGAATGGGTGGAGGACAACTCTCCGGTTCTGCTGCCTTCACCAACTGAGAGTCCAGTCCCAGAGGCATCAGAGCAGCCAGCACACACTCGCTACTGG tgTCGTTTGTCTACTTACGTGTGGCTGCTGCTGGGATACCCTCCTCTGGTGGTCATCCACTCGCTGGTCTGTCTCTTGTCCTGGATCCTTGTCTTCACCATCCCTGTAGCCAAGATGAATGCACGCACTCTGGGCATCATCCTACTCTTACCCCCAGAGGATGTGTCTGTGTCCACCAGCTCACAGAGGAAG TATCAAGGCTACGAGACCAGGACGCTGCTGTGCTGCTACCATGCAGCAAACTGGTACTACTACAAGTATACTGTAGATGGCATCAATGTATTTGCTGTCA ATCTTCTCCCTCTCGTAATAATTGCCCTGATAATCGGCTACATAGATAGAGAAAACCAGTACGCCAGTTCTGATGTCAAGTTCGCCATAGCATTAGGATCCATCATCCCGCTGTCATATTACATTGGTATGGGCATCGCCAG CATCTCAGCCCAGAGTAACTTCGCCATGGGCGCAGTTGTCAACGCTACTTTTGGCTCCATCACCGAGTTGACCTTTTACATCACAGCTCTTCTCAGGGGTCACAGGGCAGCTAATCCGTGCCTGCAGGAGGTGGTGAAGGCGGCGCTGACGGGCACGCTGCTTGGATGCATACTCTTCATCCCC GGCATCTGCATGATCATTGGAGGGTTGAGACATCGAGAGCAAAGATTTAACAGTCGCTGCACAGGAGTAAGCTCTGCACTGCTCTTCATCTCTGTTGGAG GCGTGTTCGCCCCCACACTGTTCTCTAAGGCTTATGGTAACTTTGTGTGTGACGTGTGCACATCAGGGAACATCACGAGCAACAGCAGCGGCCCGTTTGTTTGCCACGGCTGTCATTATGAAGTG AACAATGGCACACTGTTCCACAACCATGTCGA GCCCCTTGTGTACTCTGTTTCTGTCCTCCTGCCTGTTGCCTACATCATCGGGCTGATATTCACGTTGAAGACACACTCCCACATTTATGACATCCACGTTGGACAGGGACCAG TGACAGGCCACCATGGGGCAGTGGTCCACTGGTCCCGCTGGAGGTCCCTGCTCATCCTCATCATGGCCACCGTGCTCACGTCCGCCTGCGCCGACCTCGCCACAGAGCACGTCCAGCCCATTCTCAACCAGCCCAACATCTCTCAG TATTTTATCGGGGTGACGCTTCTCGCCATGGTTCCAGAGATCCCTGAGATTGTCAATGGGATACAGTTTGCACTTCAGAACAACATCAGCCTCAG CTTGGAGGTGGGGAGCTGTATCGCTGTGCAGGTCTGCATGCTCCAGATTCCAATCCTGGTCTTGTTTAATGCTTTCTAT GATGTGGGCTTTGTGCTCTTATTCTGTGATCTCCATCTTTGGACCAGTATCTTCAGCGTGATTTTGGTCAACTACATCTTCATGGATGGCAAGTCCGATTATTTTCAAG GCACAGCTCTGGTAGTCGTCTACCTGATCCTATTGGCTCTCTATTACTTTGCTCCATCTCCGGCAGGCTGCTGA